A single genomic interval of Oryctolagus cuniculus chromosome 19, mOryCun1.1, whole genome shotgun sequence harbors:
- the FUS gene encoding RNA-binding protein FUS isoform X2, giving the protein MASNDYTQQATQSYGAYPTQPGQGYSQQSNQPYGQQSYSSYGQSADTSGYGQSSYGSSYGQTQNTGYGAQSAPQGYGSTGGYGSSQSSQSSYGQQSSYPGYGQQPAPSNTSGSYGGSSQSSSYGQPQSGGYGQQSGYGGQQQSYGQQQSSYNPPQGYGQQNQYNSSSGGGGGGGGGSYGQDQSSLSGGGGGYGSQDQSGGGGGYGGGQQDRGGRGRGGGGGYNRSSGGYEPRGRGGGRGGRGGMGGSDRGGFNKFGGPRDQGSRHDSEQDNSDNNTIFVQGLGENVTIESVADYFKQIGIIKTNKKTGQPMINLYTDRETGKLKGEATVSFDDPPSAKAAIDWFDGKEFSGNPIKVSFATRRADFNRGGGNGRGGRGRGGPMGRGGYGGGGSGGGGRGGFPSGGGGGGGQQRAGDWKCPNPTCENMNFSWRNECNQCKAPKPDGPGGGPGGSHMGGSYGDDRRGGRGGYDRGGYRGRGGDRGGFRGGRGGGDRGGFGPGKMDSRGEHRQDRRERPY; this is encoded by the exons ATGGCCTCAAACG ACTATACCCAGCAAGCAACCCAAAG CTACGGGGCCTACCCcacccagcctgggcagggctaCTCCCAGCAGAGCAATCAGCCCTACGGACAGCAGAGTTACAGCAGCTACGGGCAGTCAGCAGACACTTCAGGCTATGGCCAGAGCAGCTACGGTTCTTCTTACGGACAGACCCAGAACA CAGGCTATGGCGCTCAGTCAGCTCCCCAGGGGTATGGCTCAACTGGCGGCTATGGCAGCAGCCAGAGTTCTCAATCATCCTATGGGCAGCAGTCTTCGTACCCTGGCTATGGACAGCAGCCAGCTCCCAGCAACACCTCCGGCAG TTACGGCGGCAGTTCTCAGAGCAGCAGCTATGGGCAGCCCCAGAGTGGGGGCTATGGCCAGCAGTCTGGCTATGGCGGACAACAGCAAAGCTATGGACAGCAGCAAAGCTCCTATAATCCCCCTCAGGGCTACGGACAGCAGAACCAGTACAACAGTAGCAGCGGAGGTGGTGGAGGGGGTGGCGGAG GGAGCTACGGCCAAGATCAGTCATCCTTGAGCGGTGGTGGCGGTGGTTATGGCAGTCAGGACCAGagtggcggcggcggtggctACGGGGGAGGCCAGCAAGACCGTGGGGGCCGCGGCAGGGGCGGCGGTGGTGGTTACAACCGCAGCAGTGGTGGCTATGAGCCCAGAGGACGTGGAGGTGGCCGTGGAGGCAGAGGCGGCATGGG CGGAAGTGACCGTGGTGGCTTCAATAAATTTGGTG GCCCTCGGGACCAAGGATCACGTCATGACTCCG AACAGGATAATTCAGACAACAACACCATCTTTGTGCAAGGCCTGGGCGAGAATGTCACCATCGAGTCTGTGGCTGACTACTTCAAGCAGATTGGCATTATTAAG ACAAACAAGAAAACAGGACAGCCCATGATTAATTTGTACACAGACAGGGAAACTGGCAAGCTGAAGGGAGAGGCAACAGTCTCATTTGATGACCCACCTTCTGCTAAAGCGGCCATTGACTGGTTTGACG GTAAAGAATTCTCTGGGAATCCTATCAAGGTCTCGTTTGCTACTCGCCGAGCGGACTTCAATCGGGGTGGTGGCAATGGTCGTGGAGGCCGAGGGCGAGGAG GTCCCATGGGCCGTGGAGGCTACGGTGGCGGCGGCAGTGGAGGCGGTGGCCGAGGAGGATTCCccagtggaggtggtggtggcggGGGACAGCAGCGAGCCGGGGACTGGAAGTGTCCTAATCC TACCTGTGAGAACATGAACTTCTCTTGGAGGAATGAATGCAACCAGTGTAAGGCCCCTAAACCAGATGGCCCAGGAGGGGGACCAGGAGGTTCTCACATGG ggGGTAGCTATGGAGATGACCGTCGTGGTGGCCGAGGAGGCTACGATCGGGGCGGCTACCGGGGCCGTGGCGGGGACCGTGGGGGCTTCCGAGGGGGCCGGGGTGGTGGGGACAGAGGCGGCTTTGGCCCTGGCAAGATGGACTCCAG gggtGAGCACAGACAGGATCGCAGGGAGCGGCCGTATTAG
- the FUS gene encoding RNA-binding protein FUS isoform X3, with amino-acid sequence MASNDYTQQATQSYGAYPTQPGQGYSQQSNQPYGQQSYSSYGQSADTSGYGQSSYGSSYGQTQNSYGAQSAPQGYGSTGGYGSSQSSQSSYGQQSSYPGYGQQPAPSNTSGSYGGSSQSSSYGQPQSGGYGQQSGYGGQQQSYGQQQSSYNPPQGYGQQNQYNSSSGGGGGGGGGSYGQDQSSLSGGGGGYGSQDQSGGGGGYGGGQQDRGGRGRGGGGGYNRSSGGYEPRGRGGGRGGRGGMGGSDRGGFNKFGGPRDQGSRHDSAEQDNSDNNTIFVQGLGENVTIESVADYFKQIGIIKTNKKTGQPMINLYTDRETGKLKGEATVSFDDPPSAKAAIDWFDGKEFSGNPIKVSFATRRADFNRGGGNGRGGRGRGGPMGRGGYGGGGSGGGGRGGFPSGGGGGGGQQRAGDWKCPNPTCENMNFSWRNECNQCKAPKPDGPGGGPGGSHMGGSYGDDRRGGRGGYDRGGYRGRGGDRGGFRGGRGGGDRGGFGPGKMDSRGEHRQDRRERPY; translated from the exons ATGGCCTCAAACG ACTATACCCAGCAAGCAACCCAAAG CTACGGGGCCTACCCcacccagcctgggcagggctaCTCCCAGCAGAGCAATCAGCCCTACGGACAGCAGAGTTACAGCAGCTACGGGCAGTCAGCAGACACTTCAGGCTATGGCCAGAGCAGCTACGGTTCTTCTTACGGACAGACCCAGAACA GCTATGGCGCTCAGTCAGCTCCCCAGGGGTATGGCTCAACTGGCGGCTATGGCAGCAGCCAGAGTTCTCAATCATCCTATGGGCAGCAGTCTTCGTACCCTGGCTATGGACAGCAGCCAGCTCCCAGCAACACCTCCGGCAG TTACGGCGGCAGTTCTCAGAGCAGCAGCTATGGGCAGCCCCAGAGTGGGGGCTATGGCCAGCAGTCTGGCTATGGCGGACAACAGCAAAGCTATGGACAGCAGCAAAGCTCCTATAATCCCCCTCAGGGCTACGGACAGCAGAACCAGTACAACAGTAGCAGCGGAGGTGGTGGAGGGGGTGGCGGAG GGAGCTACGGCCAAGATCAGTCATCCTTGAGCGGTGGTGGCGGTGGTTATGGCAGTCAGGACCAGagtggcggcggcggtggctACGGGGGAGGCCAGCAAGACCGTGGGGGCCGCGGCAGGGGCGGCGGTGGTGGTTACAACCGCAGCAGTGGTGGCTATGAGCCCAGAGGACGTGGAGGTGGCCGTGGAGGCAGAGGCGGCATGGG CGGAAGTGACCGTGGTGGCTTCAATAAATTTGGTG GCCCTCGGGACCAAGGATCACGTCATGACTCCG CAGAACAGGATAATTCAGACAACAACACCATCTTTGTGCAAGGCCTGGGCGAGAATGTCACCATCGAGTCTGTGGCTGACTACTTCAAGCAGATTGGCATTATTAAG ACAAACAAGAAAACAGGACAGCCCATGATTAATTTGTACACAGACAGGGAAACTGGCAAGCTGAAGGGAGAGGCAACAGTCTCATTTGATGACCCACCTTCTGCTAAAGCGGCCATTGACTGGTTTGACG GTAAAGAATTCTCTGGGAATCCTATCAAGGTCTCGTTTGCTACTCGCCGAGCGGACTTCAATCGGGGTGGTGGCAATGGTCGTGGAGGCCGAGGGCGAGGAG GTCCCATGGGCCGTGGAGGCTACGGTGGCGGCGGCAGTGGAGGCGGTGGCCGAGGAGGATTCCccagtggaggtggtggtggcggGGGACAGCAGCGAGCCGGGGACTGGAAGTGTCCTAATCC TACCTGTGAGAACATGAACTTCTCTTGGAGGAATGAATGCAACCAGTGTAAGGCCCCTAAACCAGATGGCCCAGGAGGGGGACCAGGAGGTTCTCACATGG ggGGTAGCTATGGAGATGACCGTCGTGGTGGCCGAGGAGGCTACGATCGGGGCGGCTACCGGGGCCGTGGCGGGGACCGTGGGGGCTTCCGAGGGGGCCGGGGTGGTGGGGACAGAGGCGGCTTTGGCCCTGGCAAGATGGACTCCAG gggtGAGCACAGACAGGATCGCAGGGAGCGGCCGTATTAG
- the FUS gene encoding RNA-binding protein FUS isoform X1, which produces MASNDYTQQATQSYGAYPTQPGQGYSQQSNQPYGQQSYSSYGQSADTSGYGQSSYGSSYGQTQNTGYGAQSAPQGYGSTGGYGSSQSSQSSYGQQSSYPGYGQQPAPSNTSGSYGGSSQSSSYGQPQSGGYGQQSGYGGQQQSYGQQQSSYNPPQGYGQQNQYNSSSGGGGGGGGGSYGQDQSSLSGGGGGYGSQDQSGGGGGYGGGQQDRGGRGRGGGGGYNRSSGGYEPRGRGGGRGGRGGMGGSDRGGFNKFGGPRDQGSRHDSAEQDNSDNNTIFVQGLGENVTIESVADYFKQIGIIKTNKKTGQPMINLYTDRETGKLKGEATVSFDDPPSAKAAIDWFDGKEFSGNPIKVSFATRRADFNRGGGNGRGGRGRGGPMGRGGYGGGGSGGGGRGGFPSGGGGGGGQQRAGDWKCPNPTCENMNFSWRNECNQCKAPKPDGPGGGPGGSHMGGSYGDDRRGGRGGYDRGGYRGRGGDRGGFRGGRGGGDRGGFGPGKMDSRGEHRQDRRERPY; this is translated from the exons ATGGCCTCAAACG ACTATACCCAGCAAGCAACCCAAAG CTACGGGGCCTACCCcacccagcctgggcagggctaCTCCCAGCAGAGCAATCAGCCCTACGGACAGCAGAGTTACAGCAGCTACGGGCAGTCAGCAGACACTTCAGGCTATGGCCAGAGCAGCTACGGTTCTTCTTACGGACAGACCCAGAACA CAGGCTATGGCGCTCAGTCAGCTCCCCAGGGGTATGGCTCAACTGGCGGCTATGGCAGCAGCCAGAGTTCTCAATCATCCTATGGGCAGCAGTCTTCGTACCCTGGCTATGGACAGCAGCCAGCTCCCAGCAACACCTCCGGCAG TTACGGCGGCAGTTCTCAGAGCAGCAGCTATGGGCAGCCCCAGAGTGGGGGCTATGGCCAGCAGTCTGGCTATGGCGGACAACAGCAAAGCTATGGACAGCAGCAAAGCTCCTATAATCCCCCTCAGGGCTACGGACAGCAGAACCAGTACAACAGTAGCAGCGGAGGTGGTGGAGGGGGTGGCGGAG GGAGCTACGGCCAAGATCAGTCATCCTTGAGCGGTGGTGGCGGTGGTTATGGCAGTCAGGACCAGagtggcggcggcggtggctACGGGGGAGGCCAGCAAGACCGTGGGGGCCGCGGCAGGGGCGGCGGTGGTGGTTACAACCGCAGCAGTGGTGGCTATGAGCCCAGAGGACGTGGAGGTGGCCGTGGAGGCAGAGGCGGCATGGG CGGAAGTGACCGTGGTGGCTTCAATAAATTTGGTG GCCCTCGGGACCAAGGATCACGTCATGACTCCG CAGAACAGGATAATTCAGACAACAACACCATCTTTGTGCAAGGCCTGGGCGAGAATGTCACCATCGAGTCTGTGGCTGACTACTTCAAGCAGATTGGCATTATTAAG ACAAACAAGAAAACAGGACAGCCCATGATTAATTTGTACACAGACAGGGAAACTGGCAAGCTGAAGGGAGAGGCAACAGTCTCATTTGATGACCCACCTTCTGCTAAAGCGGCCATTGACTGGTTTGACG GTAAAGAATTCTCTGGGAATCCTATCAAGGTCTCGTTTGCTACTCGCCGAGCGGACTTCAATCGGGGTGGTGGCAATGGTCGTGGAGGCCGAGGGCGAGGAG GTCCCATGGGCCGTGGAGGCTACGGTGGCGGCGGCAGTGGAGGCGGTGGCCGAGGAGGATTCCccagtggaggtggtggtggcggGGGACAGCAGCGAGCCGGGGACTGGAAGTGTCCTAATCC TACCTGTGAGAACATGAACTTCTCTTGGAGGAATGAATGCAACCAGTGTAAGGCCCCTAAACCAGATGGCCCAGGAGGGGGACCAGGAGGTTCTCACATGG ggGGTAGCTATGGAGATGACCGTCGTGGTGGCCGAGGAGGCTACGATCGGGGCGGCTACCGGGGCCGTGGCGGGGACCGTGGGGGCTTCCGAGGGGGCCGGGGTGGTGGGGACAGAGGCGGCTTTGGCCCTGGCAAGATGGACTCCAG gggtGAGCACAGACAGGATCGCAGGGAGCGGCCGTATTAG
- the FUS gene encoding RNA-binding protein FUS isoform X4 — protein sequence MASNDYTQQATQSYGAYPTQPGQGYSQQSNQPYGQQSYSSYGQSADTSGYGQSSYGSSYGQTQNSYGAQSAPQGYGSTGGYGSSQSSQSSYGQQSSYPGYGQQPAPSNTSGSYGGSSQSSSYGQPQSGGYGQQSGYGGQQQSYGQQQSSYNPPQGYGQQNQYNSSSGGGGGGGGGSYGQDQSSLSGGGGGYGSQDQSGGGGGYGGGQQDRGGRGRGGGGGYNRSSGGYEPRGRGGGRGGRGGMGGSDRGGFNKFGGPRDQGSRHDSEQDNSDNNTIFVQGLGENVTIESVADYFKQIGIIKTNKKTGQPMINLYTDRETGKLKGEATVSFDDPPSAKAAIDWFDGKEFSGNPIKVSFATRRADFNRGGGNGRGGRGRGGPMGRGGYGGGGSGGGGRGGFPSGGGGGGGQQRAGDWKCPNPTCENMNFSWRNECNQCKAPKPDGPGGGPGGSHMGGSYGDDRRGGRGGYDRGGYRGRGGDRGGFRGGRGGGDRGGFGPGKMDSRGEHRQDRRERPY from the exons ATGGCCTCAAACG ACTATACCCAGCAAGCAACCCAAAG CTACGGGGCCTACCCcacccagcctgggcagggctaCTCCCAGCAGAGCAATCAGCCCTACGGACAGCAGAGTTACAGCAGCTACGGGCAGTCAGCAGACACTTCAGGCTATGGCCAGAGCAGCTACGGTTCTTCTTACGGACAGACCCAGAACA GCTATGGCGCTCAGTCAGCTCCCCAGGGGTATGGCTCAACTGGCGGCTATGGCAGCAGCCAGAGTTCTCAATCATCCTATGGGCAGCAGTCTTCGTACCCTGGCTATGGACAGCAGCCAGCTCCCAGCAACACCTCCGGCAG TTACGGCGGCAGTTCTCAGAGCAGCAGCTATGGGCAGCCCCAGAGTGGGGGCTATGGCCAGCAGTCTGGCTATGGCGGACAACAGCAAAGCTATGGACAGCAGCAAAGCTCCTATAATCCCCCTCAGGGCTACGGACAGCAGAACCAGTACAACAGTAGCAGCGGAGGTGGTGGAGGGGGTGGCGGAG GGAGCTACGGCCAAGATCAGTCATCCTTGAGCGGTGGTGGCGGTGGTTATGGCAGTCAGGACCAGagtggcggcggcggtggctACGGGGGAGGCCAGCAAGACCGTGGGGGCCGCGGCAGGGGCGGCGGTGGTGGTTACAACCGCAGCAGTGGTGGCTATGAGCCCAGAGGACGTGGAGGTGGCCGTGGAGGCAGAGGCGGCATGGG CGGAAGTGACCGTGGTGGCTTCAATAAATTTGGTG GCCCTCGGGACCAAGGATCACGTCATGACTCCG AACAGGATAATTCAGACAACAACACCATCTTTGTGCAAGGCCTGGGCGAGAATGTCACCATCGAGTCTGTGGCTGACTACTTCAAGCAGATTGGCATTATTAAG ACAAACAAGAAAACAGGACAGCCCATGATTAATTTGTACACAGACAGGGAAACTGGCAAGCTGAAGGGAGAGGCAACAGTCTCATTTGATGACCCACCTTCTGCTAAAGCGGCCATTGACTGGTTTGACG GTAAAGAATTCTCTGGGAATCCTATCAAGGTCTCGTTTGCTACTCGCCGAGCGGACTTCAATCGGGGTGGTGGCAATGGTCGTGGAGGCCGAGGGCGAGGAG GTCCCATGGGCCGTGGAGGCTACGGTGGCGGCGGCAGTGGAGGCGGTGGCCGAGGAGGATTCCccagtggaggtggtggtggcggGGGACAGCAGCGAGCCGGGGACTGGAAGTGTCCTAATCC TACCTGTGAGAACATGAACTTCTCTTGGAGGAATGAATGCAACCAGTGTAAGGCCCCTAAACCAGATGGCCCAGGAGGGGGACCAGGAGGTTCTCACATGG ggGGTAGCTATGGAGATGACCGTCGTGGTGGCCGAGGAGGCTACGATCGGGGCGGCTACCGGGGCCGTGGCGGGGACCGTGGGGGCTTCCGAGGGGGCCGGGGTGGTGGGGACAGAGGCGGCTTTGGCCCTGGCAAGATGGACTCCAG gggtGAGCACAGACAGGATCGCAGGGAGCGGCCGTATTAG